A genomic window from Sphingobacterium spiritivorum includes:
- a CDS encoding RtcB family protein — MTQRINGNDLLALGYKENFSLGIALKINKKRIGLSREEMLNRYKEILEDPESFLNDPIFCPLAQVLIDENSQPVDATIPLNEDPKDYKIYGSEQIEDGAKHQMNIAMKLPVTLAGALMPDAHQGYGLPIGGVLAVKNAVIPYGVGVDIGCRMALSVYDIPADKLTENKEIFQKAILDNSRFGAGHGFLKYQRSDHAVLDNILFDEHPLISTLKDKAWSQLGTSGGGNHFVEFGIIEFKEADTTLGIQAGTYVALLTHSGSRGLGATIAGHYTKIAKELCKLPYSASNLAYLDLNSEAGQEYWLAMNLAGDYASACHEIIHTKMAEALGATVLAKVENHHNFAWKEKWHEEEVIVHRKGATPAGKEVLGIIPGSMTAPGFLVRGKGEQNAINSASHGAGRQMSRTQAIKTLSKKAWKQMLEDHGVTLLGAGMDEAPMAYKNIHTVMEAQTDLIDVLATFSPKIVRMADDGSRED, encoded by the coding sequence ATGACACAACGAATTAATGGCAATGATTTACTTGCCCTGGGATATAAAGAAAACTTTTCATTAGGTATAGCACTCAAGATCAACAAAAAAAGAATAGGATTGAGCAGAGAGGAGATGTTAAACCGTTATAAAGAAATCCTGGAGGATCCGGAATCTTTTCTGAATGACCCCATCTTTTGTCCGCTGGCTCAGGTGCTGATAGATGAAAACAGCCAGCCTGTTGACGCAACGATTCCTTTGAATGAAGATCCGAAGGATTATAAAATCTATGGTTCAGAACAAATCGAAGACGGAGCCAAACATCAAATGAATATCGCGATGAAACTACCTGTAACATTAGCCGGTGCACTGATGCCCGATGCGCATCAGGGATACGGTCTTCCGATAGGTGGTGTACTTGCCGTAAAAAATGCAGTCATCCCTTATGGTGTAGGTGTAGATATAGGCTGCAGAATGGCTTTATCTGTTTACGATATACCAGCGGATAAGCTAACGGAAAACAAAGAAATCTTTCAGAAAGCGATACTTGACAATTCACGTTTTGGTGCCGGACACGGATTTTTAAAATATCAGCGAAGCGATCACGCTGTCCTGGACAATATTTTGTTTGACGAACATCCTCTGATCAGTACGCTCAAGGATAAAGCCTGGTCTCAATTAGGAACTTCAGGTGGAGGCAACCATTTTGTGGAATTCGGAATCATTGAATTCAAAGAAGCTGATACCACATTAGGAATACAGGCTGGTACTTATGTCGCTTTACTGACGCACTCCGGATCCCGTGGCCTGGGTGCTACGATTGCCGGACATTACACAAAGATCGCTAAAGAACTCTGTAAGTTACCGTATTCGGCGAGCAACCTTGCTTATCTGGATCTGAACAGTGAAGCCGGACAGGAATACTGGCTGGCGATGAATCTTGCAGGTGATTATGCTTCTGCCTGCCATGAGATCATACACACAAAAATGGCTGAAGCACTGGGGGCAACAGTATTGGCAAAAGTAGAGAATCACCATAATTTTGCATGGAAAGAAAAATGGCATGAAGAAGAGGTCATTGTGCACCGAAAAGGAGCAACTCCTGCAGGTAAAGAGGTGCTGGGAATTATCCCGGGATCCATGACTGCACCCGGATTTCTGGTAAGAGGCAAAGGTGAACAAAACGCCATTAATTCTGCTTCACATGGTGCCGGGCGTCAGATGTCACGTACCCAGGCCATCAAGACTTTATCCAAAAAAGCGTGGAAACAAATGCTGGAGGATCACGGAGTCACTTTGCTTGGTGCCGGAATGGATGAAGCACCTATGGCTTATAAAAATATCCATACTGTAATGGAAGCACAGACAGATCTGATCGATGTACTGGCTACTTTCTCGCCAAAAATTGTACGAATGGCTGATGACGGGAGTCGTGAAGACTAA
- the glmM gene encoding phosphoglucosamine mutase — protein sequence MTLIKSISGIRGTIGGRAGEGLTPIDIVKFTAAFGKIIVKKSGNNKIVVGRDARISGEMVSNLVIGTLQSIGIDVIDLGLSTTPTVEIAVPKENAGGGIILTASHNPGQWNALKLLNDKGEFINDAEGKEVLSLGESLDFDFAEVEQLGKVEKNDSYLQKHIADVLALDLVDAEAVRNANFKVAVDAVNSTGGLFIPALLDALGVQTVYKIHCEPNGQFPHNPEPLKEHLTDLSKAVTENAADLGIAVDPDVDRLVFMMEDGELFGEEYTLVAVADYILQHTKGNTVSNLSSTRALRDVTVKHGGEYFAAAVGEVNVVTKMKEVNAVIGGEGNGGVIYPASHYGRDALVGVAIFLTHLARLGKKVSAYRAELPQYYMSKNKITLTPELDIDNLLAKMEEKYKHEDHSTIDGLKIDFANEWVHLRKSNTEPIIRIYSEGPTAAAAEAIAQKIIREIEEIIK from the coding sequence ATGACATTAATAAAATCAATATCAGGTATTAGAGGTACGATCGGCGGTCGTGCAGGAGAAGGGCTGACTCCGATTGACATAGTTAAATTTACAGCTGCATTTGGCAAAATCATTGTCAAAAAAAGCGGAAATAATAAAATTGTTGTAGGACGCGATGCCCGTATTTCGGGAGAGATGGTCAGCAATCTTGTGATCGGCACCTTACAAAGTATCGGTATTGATGTGATAGATCTGGGATTGTCGACTACACCTACTGTAGAGATAGCGGTTCCCAAAGAGAATGCAGGAGGAGGAATTATCCTGACTGCTTCCCACAATCCGGGACAATGGAATGCCTTGAAATTATTGAATGATAAAGGGGAATTTATCAATGATGCTGAAGGAAAAGAAGTCCTGAGCCTAGGTGAAAGCCTTGATTTTGACTTTGCTGAAGTAGAGCAGCTGGGTAAGGTCGAAAAGAATGATTCTTATCTGCAAAAACATATTGCTGATGTATTGGCCTTAGATCTGGTTGATGCGGAAGCTGTGCGCAATGCGAATTTTAAAGTAGCTGTGGATGCGGTGAACAGTACCGGAGGATTATTTATCCCGGCACTACTGGATGCATTGGGTGTACAGACAGTGTATAAAATCCATTGCGAACCAAACGGACAATTCCCGCATAATCCGGAACCTTTGAAAGAACATCTTACTGATCTTTCGAAAGCTGTAACCGAAAATGCTGCTGATCTGGGTATCGCTGTAGATCCGGATGTAGATCGCCTTGTATTTATGATGGAAGACGGAGAGCTGTTTGGAGAAGAATATACTCTGGTCGCTGTTGCAGATTATATTTTACAACATACAAAAGGTAATACAGTATCTAATCTTTCTTCTACCCGTGCCTTGCGTGATGTGACTGTCAAACATGGTGGTGAATATTTTGCAGCAGCCGTGGGTGAAGTGAACGTGGTGACCAAAATGAAGGAAGTGAATGCAGTGATCGGTGGAGAAGGGAATGGCGGAGTCATTTATCCGGCGTCTCACTATGGTCGTGATGCACTGGTCGGAGTAGCTATCTTCCTGACGCATCTGGCCCGGTTAGGTAAAAAAGTGTCCGCGTATCGTGCTGAACTGCCTCAGTATTATATGTCTAAAAATAAAATCACATTGACACCAGAATTAGATATTGATAATCTGCTGGCTAAAATGGAAGAAAAATACAAACACGAAGATCATTCGACAATTGATGGACTGAAGATTGATTTTGCTAATGAATGGGTACACCTTCGTAAATCTAATACCGAACCGATTATTCGGATTTACTCCGAGGGTCCGACAGCAGCTGCTGCAGAAGCCATTGCACAGAAGATAATTCGTGAGATTGAAGAAATTATTAAATAA
- a CDS encoding ZIP family metal transporter, whose amino-acid sequence MSATLIIAILFISALSSGIAVFFVKRDNTSNLKLILSFSGAYLFAITVLHLIPHVYQASNTDPEIIGLYVLGGFLFQLVLEQFSQGIEHGHIHNHGHQAFPIGIMISLCLHAFLEGMPLASAHQSELVFGIAIHHIPAAFALGSLLLNTKLTKTKISIFIIIFAAMTPLGFLLSKGISAGEVGNIQLYFDKIMAVVIGIFLHISTTILFESGSADHHHFNKKKMIAVALGVAVSLFNFLFDSHDHSDHKGHDHTKQHDHQH is encoded by the coding sequence ATGAGCGCAACCCTTATCATAGCAATTTTATTTATTTCTGCTTTATCCAGCGGAATCGCTGTCTTTTTTGTCAAAAGAGACAATACCAGCAACCTCAAACTGATACTTTCCTTTAGCGGGGCCTATCTGTTTGCGATTACTGTACTGCACCTGATACCACATGTGTATCAGGCGTCCAATACCGACCCCGAGATTATCGGGCTGTATGTACTGGGTGGATTTTTGTTTCAGCTCGTACTGGAGCAATTTTCTCAGGGTATAGAACACGGGCATATTCACAATCACGGACATCAGGCATTCCCGATCGGGATTATGATAAGTCTGTGTCTGCATGCTTTTCTGGAAGGAATGCCGCTGGCATCCGCACATCAGAGTGAGCTGGTTTTTGGTATCGCTATACACCACATTCCTGCGGCATTTGCCTTGGGAAGTCTATTGCTAAATACCAAACTGACCAAAACAAAGATTAGTATATTCATCATTATCTTTGCAGCAATGACACCGCTGGGCTTTTTATTAAGCAAGGGTATCAGTGCCGGTGAAGTAGGAAATATTCAATTGTACTTTGATAAGATCATGGCCGTAGTTATCGGTATATTCTTACACATTTCCACGACTATACTGTTTGAATCCGGTTCGGCTGATCATCATCATTTTAACAAGAAAAAAATGATTGCTGTGGCTTTGGGTGTAGCTGTATCACTGTTCAACTTCTTATTTGACAGCCACGATCACAGTGATCATAAAGGCCATGACCATACGAAACAGCATGATCATCAGCATTAG
- a CDS encoding helix-turn-helix transcriptional regulator translates to MATNKLALIRYKTIDDCLRNRHRKWTLDDLIEKVADALYEYEGITNGISRRTIQADIQLMRSDKLGYNAPIVVTDRKFYSYSDREYSISNSPVTTADMDKMKEVVDVLKHLNGFSYFDEMSDLIARLENSLHRTGKTERSTIQLEGNKLLRGLDWIPVIHRAIRQKIPLLIGYQSFKSPYPTESVYYPYLLKEYRNRWFMICKPRKGKMLLTLALDRMKEIQEMAKDGYVEYDGVDFERYYSDVIGVTKTEKDRGQRVILEVDAYNADYVLTKPIHSSQQLLDRKENGSILIRLDVVLNFELEREILGFGECIKVLSPRNLQTRIARRINKMNELYNPTDKS, encoded by the coding sequence ATGGCAACCAATAAGCTCGCCCTGATACGCTATAAAACGATTGATGATTGCCTCCGAAACAGGCACCGAAAATGGACATTGGATGATCTTATTGAAAAAGTAGCCGATGCCCTATACGAATATGAAGGAATTACAAACGGTATTTCCAGACGGACTATACAGGCGGATATTCAACTCATGCGCAGTGATAAGCTGGGATATAATGCCCCGATTGTCGTTACAGACCGCAAGTTTTACAGTTATTCGGATCGGGAATACAGCATCAGCAATTCTCCTGTGACAACTGCCGATATGGACAAAATGAAAGAAGTAGTTGATGTACTGAAACACCTTAATGGCTTTTCTTATTTTGATGAAATGAGCGATTTGATTGCCCGGTTGGAAAATAGTCTTCATAGAACAGGCAAAACGGAAAGAAGTACCATACAGCTGGAAGGAAATAAATTGCTGCGGGGTCTGGACTGGATTCCTGTTATCCATCGGGCTATACGGCAAAAGATCCCGTTGTTAATCGGTTATCAATCCTTTAAGTCTCCGTATCCTACAGAAAGCGTTTACTATCCGTATTTGCTGAAGGAATATCGTAACCGCTGGTTTATGATATGTAAACCCCGAAAAGGAAAGATGTTACTGACACTGGCACTTGATCGTATGAAAGAGATACAGGAAATGGCAAAGGATGGTTATGTGGAATATGATGGGGTGGATTTTGAAAGATACTATTCTGATGTCATTGGTGTCACTAAGACGGAGAAAGACAGGGGACAGCGGGTCATCCTGGAAGTGGATGCTTACAATGCAGATTATGTACTGACCAAACCCATACATAGTTCACAGCAGCTGCTGGATCGTAAAGAAAACGGGAGCATATTGATTCGTCTGGATGTGGTGCTCAATTTTGAGCTGGAACGCGAAATCCTGGGTTTCGGCGAATGCATTAAAGTGCTTTCTCCCCGTAATCTGCAGACCCGGATTGCGAGGAGGATAAACAAAATGAATGAACTTTATAATCCAACAGATAAGAGTTAG
- a CDS encoding glycerophosphodiester phosphodiesterase family protein — MKTYCKLFLTLFMFTCYTISNAFAQKLHTQNYKTVADMYKAFQYAPEKKIISGHRGTIEQGLPENSIPAFEAVLRHTPAIFEIDPRLTKDSIAVLLHDVELERVTNGKGKVSDYTWKDLKKLKLKDHAGNLTPYRINTLDEVIEWAKGKTILNLDKKDLPMEMTAGIIKKHNAYNWVWVTVHHVDQAKFYLEKNPDQYMSMHIKDQSALDKFKSSGLPYNRMIVYIGPEIKEANQQMYAFFHAKGVMCMISTAPTYDKLSSKETRAERYRAVFEDGASILESDLPVEVSQALR; from the coding sequence ATGAAAACCTATTGCAAGCTGTTTCTGACACTTTTTATGTTTACCTGTTATACTATTTCAAATGCTTTTGCACAGAAACTTCACACACAGAATTATAAAACGGTAGCGGATATGTACAAGGCTTTTCAGTATGCACCTGAGAAAAAAATAATAAGCGGACATCGGGGGACAATAGAGCAGGGACTTCCTGAAAATTCTATTCCGGCTTTTGAGGCAGTGTTGAGACATACGCCCGCTATCTTTGAGATTGATCCCCGGCTGACAAAAGACAGTATTGCTGTGCTGCTGCATGATGTTGAGCTGGAGCGGGTCACAAACGGCAAAGGAAAAGTATCAGATTACACCTGGAAGGATCTGAAAAAGCTGAAACTTAAAGATCATGCCGGTAACCTGACTCCTTACCGTATCAATACACTTGATGAAGTCATAGAATGGGCCAAAGGAAAGACAATCCTTAATCTGGATAAAAAAGATCTGCCAATGGAAATGACAGCAGGTATTATCAAAAAACATAATGCCTATAATTGGGTCTGGGTCACAGTACATCATGTAGACCAGGCTAAATTTTATCTGGAGAAAAATCCTGATCAGTATATGTCCATGCATATCAAGGATCAATCGGCACTGGACAAGTTTAAATCGTCAGGACTGCCTTATAACCGGATGATAGTGTATATAGGTCCTGAAATAAAAGAAGCAAATCAGCAGATGTACGCCTTTTTTCATGCCAAAGGAGTCATGTGTATGATTTCTACAGCCCCGACTTATGATAAGTTGAGCAGCAAAGAAACCAGAGCAGAACGATACCGCGCTGTCTTTGAAGACGGAGCTTCTATACTGGAATCTGATCTGCCTGTAGAGGTTTCACAGGCATTGAGATAG
- a CDS encoding phosphatase PAP2 family protein codes for MIQQLIEIDQAIFLAINQGLSNPFFDWLLPILRNPYTWAPLYLFLVIFFIKTYGKMGVLIVVFTLANFGISDAVSSHLIKKTVKRVRPCNDIEFKEEVNIRVRCGSGFSFTSSHATNHFAMAFFWIVLFRRKWKHTLWLAITWATLISVSQIYVGVHYPFDVLCGALLGICIGLLTGNLFKKLRPDFFNSISPITE; via the coding sequence ATGATTCAACAACTCATTGAAATTGACCAGGCTATATTTTTAGCGATTAATCAGGGACTTAGTAATCCCTTTTTTGACTGGTTACTTCCTATTCTCAGAAATCCATATACCTGGGCACCCTTATACTTGTTTCTGGTGATCTTCTTCATCAAGACATATGGCAAAATGGGTGTTCTGATTGTGGTTTTTACGCTTGCGAACTTTGGTATTTCGGACGCTGTATCTTCCCATCTGATCAAGAAAACGGTGAAACGTGTACGTCCGTGTAATGATATTGAATTCAAAGAAGAAGTCAATATACGGGTCAGATGTGGCTCCGGCTTTAGCTTTACTTCTTCACATGCCACCAATCACTTTGCAATGGCCTTTTTCTGGATTGTACTTTTCCGCAGAAAATGGAAACATACACTGTGGCTGGCTATTACCTGGGCTACACTGATCAGTGTATCTCAAATATATGTCGGTGTACATTATCCATTTGATGTCCTGTGCGGGGCACTTCTGGGAATTTGCATCGGATTACTGACCGGAAATCTTTTCAAAAAACTGAGGCCGGACTTTTTTAATTCGATTTCTCCAATTACTGAATGA
- a CDS encoding FeoA family protein gives MQHNNSLDKLKKGERAKILSYTSTDIPAKFFEIGFLPGIDIEIKHIAPFNGPICVNILQNNALIALRKSEAKHIIVEK, from the coding sequence ATGCAGCACAATAATAGCTTGGATAAATTAAAAAAAGGCGAAAGAGCAAAAATACTTAGTTATACTTCTACAGATATCCCTGCCAAATTTTTTGAAATTGGCTTTCTTCCGGGTATTGATATTGAAATAAAACATATTGCTCCGTTCAATGGTCCAATTTGTGTCAACATTCTTCAGAATAACGCCCTTATTGCATTACGCAAATCCGAAGCTAAACATATAATTGTCGAGAAATAG
- a CDS encoding MarR family winged helix-turn-helix transcriptional regulator: MKIEEELKVRQFKSEWHKVTVNLVFTANKLTEILEKRAEKQQITLQQFNALRILRGQYPNPATNNLLKSRLLTNTPDISRLMDRLVAKDLISRCKSSGDKRSVDLLITDKGLQVLEELEEVMLLNDILPKNFKEKDCEKLSDLLDKLRGSLCSGEE; encoded by the coding sequence ATGAAGATTGAGGAAGAATTAAAAGTCAGACAGTTCAAAAGCGAGTGGCATAAAGTGACGGTTAATCTTGTTTTTACTGCGAATAAATTGACCGAAATTCTGGAAAAGCGGGCAGAAAAACAGCAAATTACTTTGCAACAATTCAATGCGCTGCGTATTCTTCGTGGGCAATATCCGAATCCTGCGACCAATAATTTGCTGAAAAGCCGGTTGTTAACCAATACACCTGATATTTCGAGACTGATGGATCGTCTGGTAGCAAAGGATCTTATCTCCAGATGCAAAAGTTCAGGAGATAAAAGGTCTGTAGATCTTCTGATCACGGACAAAGGTTTGCAGGTTCTGGAGGAACTGGAAGAGGTCATGTTGCTTAATGACATCCTGCCTAAGAATTTTAAGGAAAAGGATTGTGAGAAACTCAGTGACCTGCTGGATAAATTAAGAGGCTCACTCTGCTCGGGAGAAGAATAG
- the feoB gene encoding ferrous iron transport protein B, which produces MKSPIIALLGNPNVGKTSLFNKITKLHQKVGNYPGITVEKREGTVSYANQTYRVIDLPGTYTLFPNSLDEEIVFNTLHNKQGSNFPDLVVVVSEPTHLKRSIVLYQQARELGLPAIFVMNMIDEAKTKGIHIDLPKLEQYLQTKVYQTNARTGEGINEVIKQFKSIPGNYFGSLEIDEQFHPALDEAKKLFPLETEYSTWQFLAQNNVDFLSNDKRAALNDIRLRYNLDTAMLQKSESLIRHKLIDEKLQGIISYNHQEKKSATHGIDRILLHPLWGYVIFFGLLFLMFQAIFAWAAPLMDFIDETFASLSAYVQELLPAGPVTGLLTDGIIAGIGGIVIFVPQIAILFLFISLMEETGYMSRVVFLMDRWLRPFGLNGKSVIPLMSGAACAVPAIMSARNIENSKERLITMLVTPFMTCSARLPIYIVIIGLVIRDTNFLGFNIQGITLFALYILGVVSALGSAWLLSKMLKSKHKTFLIFELPTYKLPDWRNVAMNVWEKSSGFIINAGKIILAMSVILWVLGSFGPGKFNRAEEIVNQQYPDATEEELENHIKSFELENSFLGILGTTIEPAIAPLGYDWKMGIGLISSFAAREVFVSTMATVYALGDTEDESTIQGQMRKEINRNTGLPAYNFASGISLLLFYAFAMQCMSTIAIVKKETGSWKLTLLQTGMMTGLAYIAAFITYQLLK; this is translated from the coding sequence ATGAAGTCCCCTATAATAGCCCTCTTAGGGAATCCCAATGTTGGAAAAACATCCCTATTCAACAAAATTACAAAGTTACATCAAAAAGTCGGAAATTATCCCGGTATTACAGTTGAAAAACGTGAAGGAACGGTGAGTTATGCAAACCAAACCTACCGTGTTATCGATCTTCCCGGAACTTATACGCTGTTTCCCAATTCTCTTGACGAGGAAATTGTATTCAACACCTTGCATAACAAACAAGGAAGCAACTTTCCTGATCTGGTCGTCGTTGTAAGTGAACCTACGCATCTGAAACGATCTATCGTACTCTATCAACAAGCCAGAGAACTCGGTTTGCCAGCTATTTTTGTAATGAACATGATCGATGAAGCCAAAACTAAAGGTATACATATCGATCTTCCAAAGTTAGAACAATACTTACAGACTAAAGTTTATCAAACCAATGCCCGCACCGGTGAGGGGATAAATGAAGTTATCAAACAATTCAAATCTATACCGGGAAATTATTTTGGCAGTTTAGAAATTGATGAACAGTTTCATCCCGCACTGGATGAAGCCAAAAAGCTATTCCCGCTGGAAACAGAATATTCCACCTGGCAGTTTCTTGCTCAAAATAATGTTGACTTTTTATCCAACGACAAAAGAGCCGCATTAAACGATATACGCCTGAGATATAATCTCGATACAGCTATGCTACAGAAAAGTGAATCTCTGATCCGGCATAAACTGATTGATGAAAAGTTACAAGGCATTATCTCTTATAATCATCAGGAGAAAAAAAGTGCAACACATGGGATTGACCGTATATTATTACATCCGCTGTGGGGGTACGTTATTTTCTTCGGTCTTCTCTTCTTAATGTTTCAGGCCATATTTGCATGGGCTGCCCCCCTGATGGATTTTATTGATGAGACATTTGCATCACTTTCAGCATATGTTCAGGAATTACTTCCTGCAGGGCCTGTCACAGGTCTTCTTACGGATGGTATTATCGCCGGTATAGGGGGTATCGTTATTTTCGTTCCGCAGATTGCCATCTTATTTCTGTTTATCTCGCTGATGGAAGAGACAGGATATATGAGCCGTGTGGTTTTTCTGATGGACAGATGGTTGCGTCCATTCGGGCTTAACGGCAAATCAGTTATTCCCCTTATGTCCGGAGCAGCCTGTGCCGTTCCAGCTATTATGTCGGCAAGAAATATTGAAAACAGCAAAGAAAGGCTGATCACTATGTTGGTGACCCCATTCATGACCTGTTCTGCAAGGCTCCCGATCTATATTGTTATTATAGGACTTGTTATCCGGGACACCAATTTTTTGGGCTTCAATATCCAGGGTATCACCTTGTTTGCACTATATATCCTCGGTGTAGTAAGTGCACTGGGTTCGGCCTGGTTATTAAGTAAAATGCTGAAGAGCAAACATAAGACCTTCCTTATTTTCGAATTACCTACCTATAAACTTCCGGACTGGAGAAATGTAGCCATGAATGTATGGGAAAAATCTTCCGGTTTTATTATCAATGCAGGTAAGATCATTCTTGCGATGTCCGTTATTCTTTGGGTACTGGGTAGTTTCGGTCCCGGCAAATTCAATCGTGCTGAAGAAATAGTCAATCAGCAGTATCCTGATGCTACAGAAGAAGAACTGGAGAATCATATCAAATCATTTGAGCTGGAAAACTCCTTTTTAGGTATATTAGGCACAACTATAGAACCGGCGATCGCACCATTAGGCTATGACTGGAAGATGGGTATAGGTCTGATCTCCTCTTTTGCAGCCCGCGAAGTATTTGTGAGTACGATGGCCACAGTCTATGCTCTAGGTGATACAGAAGACGAATCTACCATACAGGGACAGATGCGTAAAGAGATTAATAGAAATACCGGATTGCCGGCATACAATTTTGCGTCAGGAATTTCGTTATTACTTTTTTATGCCTTTGCTATGCAATGTATGAGTACCATTGCCATTGTCAAAAAAGAGACAGGATCCTGGAAACTGACCCTGTTACAAACAGGAATGATGACAGGACTTGCATATATAGCAGCATTCATCACTTATCAACTTTTAAAATAG
- the rlmF gene encoding 23S rRNA (adenine(1618)-N(6))-methyltransferase RlmF has translation MKPSPKEIKKTLHSRNKHISGYDFQRLTKKNPALSGFLINNPAGQVTIDFADPKAVFELNKTLLLLHYDLQHWEIGKNSLCPPIPGRADYIHYVADLLAKDHNGNIPRGPQVKVLDIGTGSSLIYPIIGHQEYKWSFVGTDIDSQSLHHAYMNSSKNEALKKSIVLREQKDKAHVFAGVILPGEKYDLVLCNPPFYGSREENWKSTTRKFQNVNKNKEALPVQNFGGNANELWYEGGEKAFIRTMIYESMDYKAQLGWCTTLVANKDNLKPLVAVLEFKKAKDIEIIKMEQGNKISRILAWRWS, from the coding sequence ATGAAACCGTCCCCAAAAGAAATAAAAAAGACCCTTCATTCGCGTAATAAACATATTTCGGGTTACGATTTTCAGCGTTTAACGAAAAAAAATCCGGCACTCAGCGGATTCTTAATCAACAATCCGGCAGGACAGGTGACTATCGATTTTGCAGATCCGAAAGCCGTATTTGAGCTTAACAAGACATTGTTGCTCTTACATTACGATCTGCAGCACTGGGAAATTGGTAAAAACAGCCTTTGTCCGCCAATTCCGGGCAGAGCGGATTACATACATTATGTCGCTGATTTACTGGCGAAAGACCACAATGGAAATATTCCGCGTGGCCCGCAGGTAAAAGTGCTGGACATTGGTACGGGAAGCAGTCTGATCTATCCGATCATTGGCCATCAGGAATATAAATGGTCCTTTGTAGGTACAGATATTGATTCACAATCTTTGCATCATGCGTATATGAACAGCTCCAAAAACGAAGCATTGAAAAAATCAATCGTTTTGAGAGAACAGAAAGATAAAGCACATGTATTTGCAGGTGTGATATTACCGGGTGAAAAATATGATCTGGTGCTCTGCAACCCTCCCTTTTATGGTTCACGGGAAGAGAACTGGAAAAGTACAACCCGGAAATTCCAGAATGTCAATAAGAATAAAGAAGCTCTTCCGGTTCAGAATTTCGGAGGTAATGCCAACGAACTGTGGTATGAAGGCGGGGAAAAAGCTTTTATCCGTACGATGATCTATGAAAGTATGGATTACAAAGCACAACTGGGCTGGTGTACAACATTGGTCGCAAACAAAGATAACCTGAAGCCTTTGGTTGCAGTGCTTGAATTTAAGAAAGCAAAAGATATCGAAATCATCAAAATGGAACAAGGCAATAAAATAAGCCGCATCCTGGCCTGGAGATGGTCTTAA